cttcgtatatatatatatatataaaactgttttgaaaTATGCATACTTAAACCTTTCATTATAAAGACTAGACtataaacacttttattttgaaagcgtACACTTACAGACTTTTAATATAGAATGCCTTGCCTTTAACTTCACGTAGCTCCCGCAACAGAGGGGCTAATATGTCGATGGAAGATCCTTTTTTCGTAGTTAAAGGGTAAGCAAAATGTTCTTTCTTTGCTCCACGTCGATGTCTGTCTTCTCCGTTTTCTATCAGAGAGATGTTTGTCATGTAACGTTAAGTTAGTCAGAGTAAGTAATACGGGTGAAGCTCTACCATCAGTACATGTAGCTCCAGTTTAATGTCACACTATGAgtgttttcatgttattttaacatCATTACTCTGTAAATGTGTAACCTTTACATGAATAAAACGGTTTCTGGTGTTAAATCGAGTATGAAGGGTTAGCTGGTGGTAGTTGAcaggttgttttttgtttagaaTAAACACTGATTTGTGTCCAGCAGTTTGCTGATGTTTCTTTCACTGTACAAATAAATCAgatatgttgtaaaaaaaagcaCAATTTATGGAcagttttcctgtagctcagtggtaagagcatggcaaggtcatgggttcgatcccagtgtgttgcacatacttagaaacaaatgtataggataatgcaatgtaagtcgctttggataaaagcgtctgccaaatgcataaatgtaaatgtacattcttGCACTGTAACAGTTATTGGCATCTAGTTGTTTACTGTTGATAAACACATTTCATTGAACTCATTTCaagtacaggtgctggtcatataattagaatatcatcaaaaagttgatttatttcactaattccattcaaaaagtgaaacttgtatattatattcattcattacacacagactgatacatttcaaatgtttatttcttttaatttgatgattataactgacaactaatgaaaatcccaaattcagtatctcagaatattagaatattatttaagaccaatacaaagaaaggatttttagaaatcttggccaactgaaaagtatgaacatgaaaagtatgagcatgtacagcactcaatacttagtcggggctccttttgcctgaattactgcagcaatgcggcgtggcatggagtggatcagtctgtggcactgctcaggtgttatgagagcccaggttgctctgatagtggccttcagttcttctgcattgttgggtctggcatatcgcatcttcctcttcacaataccccatagattttctatgggttaaggtcaggcgagtttgctggccaattaagaacagggataccatggtccttaaaccaggtactggtagctttggcactgtgtgcaggtgccaagtcctgttggaaaatgaaatctgcatctccataaagttggtcagcagcaggaagcatgaagtgctctaaaacttcctggtatatggctgcgttgaccttggacctcagaaaacacagtggaccaacaccagcagatgacatggctccccaaaccatcactgactgtggaaactttacactggacctcaagcaacgtggattctgtgcctctcctctcttcctccatactctgggaccctgatttccaaaggaaatgcaaaatttactttcatcagagaacataactttggaccactcagcagcagtccagtcctttttgtctttagcccaggcgagacgcttctgatgcttcctgctgctgaccaactttatggagatgcagatttcattttccaacaggacttggcacttgcacacagtgccaaagctaccagtacctggtttaaggaccatggtatccctgttcttaattggccagcaaactcgcctgaccttaacccatagaaaatctatggggtattgtgaagaggaagatgcgatatgccagacccaacaatgcagaagaactgaaggccactatcagagcaacctgggctctcataacacctgagcagtgccacagactgatcgactccatgccacgccgcattgctgcagtaattcaggcaaaaggagccccaactaagtattgagtgctgtacatgctcatacttttcatgttcatacttttcagttggccaagatttctaaaaatcctttctttgcattggtcttaaataatattctaatattctgagatactgaatttggggttttcattagttgtcagttataatcatcaaattaaaagaaataaacatttgaaatatatcagtctgtgtgtaatgaatgaatataatatacaagtttcactttttgaatggaattagtgaaataaatcaactttttgatgatattctaattatatgaccagcacctgcaAAGTGAGTTCACAGTGTATTGTTGTCTCTGGCAGTGAGGTGCAGAAAGCCCTGTCCAAAGCACAGGGGCTGTATGACCGCTGGGAGGAGCTTCTCCAGGATGAGACACCCGTCAGTCGAGATGAGCTGGACTGGAGCACCAATGAACTTCGTAACTGCCTGAGAGCCATCGATTGGGACTTAGAGGACTTGCATGAAACCATTAGTATCCTTTTAGATGAGGGAAGGAGAAAGAACGAAAGCAAAGATGAGTATCGAGGATTTGAAAGGATTTATAGAAAATGCACCTGTCAAAAGGCAATCATGAGACTGAGAGTTAACATAGTGAGTGTAGACTTCTCAGTATCTTTCTGTTGGCAGAATTGTTTTTATAATCCTTGACCGTATCAGGTATTGTGGAAGCAAACCCTGGGAAGTTCCGTCTAGGAGAGCATGAACTACAGGAGAGGAAAGACTTTGTGGAGCGAACGCGGAAATCTGTCCAGGTGCCAATCGTGCTCTTATTTGTACTCATTTtgcattgtgtctttgtatttttgtatgcacatgtatgcatttatgagcatgtatatgtgtgtagCTGATGAAGGATCAGCTCGCCAGTCCTTCGGCCGTGGCCCAGGCAGAGAGGAAGAACAAACAGGCTCTGCTGGGGGCCACAGCAAAAGATCGCCATGCCGGCCTGGAGCCCCATCTGGTGTCTGCAAACTCCAGATACATTGAGGAGCAACAGGAACAACAGCAGGTAAACACACAGTGGTCAAAACCGTttagacattttaaataaaagttgatgttaaaataatgaacgtaattcagttcagttcagttttaaagggataaattgttttgtttcttagtttattcctaattatattattagcctAACATTTTAAGTGAAACGTTT
This portion of the Triplophysa rosa linkage group LG20, Trosa_1v2, whole genome shotgun sequence genome encodes:
- the LOC130571091 gene encoding syntaxin-10 isoform X2, whose amino-acid sequence is MSMEDPFFVVKGEVQKALSKAQGLYDRWEELLQDETPVSRDELDWSTNELRNCLRAIDWDLEDLHETISIVEANPGKFRLGEHELQERKDFVERTRKSVQLMKDQLASPSAVAQAERKNKQALLGATAKDRHAGLEPHLVSANSRYIEEQQEQQQLIMQDQDEKLELVSGSIRVLKDMSNRIGDELDEQSVMLGEFSEEMDQTGSRMDSVLKKMEKVSHMTSIKESTKLLALGTQRKHGHVL
- the LOC130571091 gene encoding syntaxin-10 isoform X1, producing the protein MSMEDPFFVVKGEVQKALSKAQGLYDRWEELLQDETPVSRDELDWSTNELRNCLRAIDWDLEDLHETISIVEANPGKFRLGEHELQERKDFVERTRKSVQLMKDQLASPSAVAQAERKNKQALLGATAKDRHAGLEPHLVSANSRYIEEQQEQQQLIMQDQDEKLELVSGSIRVLKDMSNRIGDELDEQSVMLGEFSEEMDQTGSRMDSVLKKMEKVSHMTSSRRQWCAIGVLVIILIVVLILFYAI